From the Malassezia vespertilionis chromosome 5, complete sequence genome, the window CTTTCAATGCGACGCACGCTGGATTGCACATGCGGACATCGTGCAGAGCTGTGCGCTGTATTTTGGGCGCAAAGGGGCCAAGAGCCAGTATTCGTGGCTCACGACAGACCCCATGCTCGTCACTGGCTCTTCAGATGCAAGCGTCCGCCTTTGGCCGTTGTTGTCTAGCCCCTTGCCAGGGGTTAGTCCGGTACCGCCCCCAGCCCATCCACCGTGCTCctcgctgctgcaccgACTCTCGGAATTCGTAGGGTACAAGAGTGTTTCGCATGGTCCAACCCTGCTGGTCGATGCCGAAAATAGCGAGGATGCTCGACAGGCTGCCCACTTTTTGAAAAACACGCTCATGCAGCTGGGCGCGAGCGAAGTGCAGCTCATTCCATGCCGCACAGGTGCAAATCCCATGGTGCTCGGCACATTTAAGGCAAATAGTGTACGCggcgccaagcggcgctgtcTCTTTTATGGGCACTACGACTGCATGCCTGCGAGCGAAGATTGGGAGAGCAATCCATGGGAGTTGCACGGGCGCAATGGGTATTTGTATGCGCGCGGAGTGAGCGACAACAAAGGCCCTGTGCTTGCTGTAGCATATGCGGCAAGCGATCTGCTGCATGCGCACCAGCTGGATGTGGATGTAGTCATGCTGGTCGAGGGTGAGCAAGAGACGGGCTCCAAAGGCTTCCACGCATGCTTGCAAGCGAATCGCGCTTTGCTAGGCCACATTGACGTTATCTTGGTATGCAATTCCTACTGgctcggcgagcagcgTCCGTGCATCACCGTCGGTCTTCGTGGCGTGATTCAGGCCATGGTTCGAATCACTGCGCTCCGCTCCGACATTCATTCGGGTGTGgatggcggcgcagtgcaggaGCCAATGATGGACATGGTCAAACTGCTTGCGACACTCACAGATGCAAATGGACATGTGGCATTACGTGGCTTCTATGACCATGTATCTCCAGTGGATGAGCAGGAGCATGCATACTACAGCAAGCTTGCGCACGAAGTGCAAAAGCAACCCGAGCGTTTGATTGCACGCTGGTGCAAACCCTCGTTTACCGTTCATCAAGTCACCAATTCCGGACCGAGTCATGCCACCGTGATTCCGAGCTCTGTGGAAGCCTCGCTCAGCATCCGCATCGTGCCCAACCAGGATCTGCATGCGGTGGAACGTATTTTAGAAGAGGGGATCCGACAAAACTATGTGGCAATGCAATCGACCAACCAGCTAGACGTGCGCATTTTCCACCGTGCCGACTGGTGGCTCGGCTCCCTAGAACTTGCTTACACACATGCCTTGGTTGCCGCCGTCGAGGCCGAATGGCACGAGCCGCCTGTCATGATCCGCGAAGGCGGCTCCATCCCTGGTATTGCTATTTTGGAAAAGGAACTTGGCGCCCAGGCTGTGCATCTGCCCATGGGCCAAGCCTCAGACCATGCACACTTGCCCAACGAGCGGATTCGACTCATCAATCTGGAAAAAGGACAAGCCGTCGTGCGTCGCTTTTTTCAGTTCCTCGGCGACATGGACTAGAGCGGGTCGTAAGCGCCCAACGAATCACTCGGTTCGCGCCTTGCCCACCGAGCGAACCGCTGCATACCATCCTGTACCGTGCCCGGGAGTTGGCGCCAAAAATCGCGGTGCGGCAAAAGATCCCAGCCTGTGGCGCCATAATAGCTCACATTCGTCCATACCCCCATGACAAAATAGACGAGCAAGGCAAGTATAGCCAACCAAAACAAAATCTTGATGCACGCCCAAAGGCCATGCAAAAGCGAGCCGGATGAGCCGGATGAGCGGCACAGttctggcgcgccgagcgcaaggGACAGTGTGTTGCTGGACGTGTCCAATGGGTCCAGGTAATGGCGCACTTTCAGCACGTTTTCTTTTGCGCATTCAAACTTGATCTGCGAAAAcgtttgccgctgcgcccatgATGCACCGGCAAGTTGCAGGGTATGCTTTTGCAACGTCCACACCAGTTTTCCATAGCTGTTGCGGACGCCCGCGGGGATCACATAAtccacgcgcggctcgttATTGCGGATCGTGCTCGTCACTATGCATACGGCTGCATTACTGGGACACTCTTTCGCTACATCGGACCCATCTTTAGGCGTAATCGCACCGCACAGGTTGACAAAcacagtgcgccgcgtaGTCGAAGGCGGCGTCTCCAAGTCCGAGCTTGTCTGTATATATCCATCGCGGAAGACGCTGTCTAGCTTTGGGTTCCTAGCAAGCCCTTTGCCTTTCATACCAGGAAAGGTACACGACTCTGCATACACTacgacgagcgcggcgagcagtGCGCCAAGTTGGCGCATCCAAAGCATAGTGGAGGTGTAGGTGGTTTGCTATACAACGCTAATTCTCGGGGATGCGGAAAAATGTGATCTCTTGCTGCTTAAAGTAGCGGCGATTCTCCTCGTCCACAAGCACGAGATTTAAATAGTACCGCGCGCTGAACTTTTTATTCACGTCCCGGAATGTCGGCGTGAGCTCGAACCCGCCCAAAAAGAGCCGAATCGGGATTGTCTCTCCGCGTACGGGTGCGCCGTCCATAATTTCAAACTTGGTTATCGTCTCGGACTCATTGTACTGGTTCGGGGCATTGCCTGTGGTC encodes:
- the ATG27 gene encoding type II membrane protein (COG:U; SECRETED:SignalP(1-19); TransMembrane:1 (n7-15c19/20o189-213i); EggNog:ENOG503NU76); translated protein: MLWMRQLGALLAALVVVYAESCTFPGMKGKGLARNPKLDSVFRDGYIQTSSDLETPPSTTRRTVFVNLCGAITPKDGSDVAKECPSNAAVCIVTSTIRNNEPRVDYVIPAGVRNSYGKLVWTLQKHTLQLAGASWAQRQTFSQIKFECAKENVLKVRHYLDPLDTSSNTLSLALGAPELCRSSGSSGSLLHGLWACIKILFWLAILALLVYFVMGVWTNVSYYGATGWDLLPHRDFWRQLPGTARTE
- a CDS encoding uncharacterized protein (COG:E; EggNog:ENOG503NXEP; MEROPS:MER0026494), which translates into the protein MAGGESIRSGPVGTLDVATDRFVETDTPLEQKANQHTRALQTVSFNDASVLSVAIDQRRGILFCGSQCGTIFVWDMSTQQQLAQLMGHTRSVLALEIAPGRDWLFSASSDSTVRQWDLATYEPLSLIYPASDNSGDIFSMAWCSQQDTLFFGCQDTSIQWISITPTFLDDAPRQGLPESRPHKFFDSMSRAMGSSQNTLPLAVRTAEQLIRRTAVQIIAKAGEAPKSRTPSKMVVLAVSKSHVLPSAHFGYVYSMIFVPTRGEVPLLASGSGDETVRLWAIVDGNPVLQRTLEVAEPTGDTILTMCAWETTLLAGKQGGLIDVWDMDSYTQIRALRGHTDDVLCLQLSDLGGELTFFSGSADGHVCRWNKYFQCDARWIAHADIVQSCALYFGRKGAKSQYSWLTTDPMLVTGSSDASVRLWPLLSSPLPGVSPVPPPAHPPCSSLLHRLSEFVGYKSVSHGPTLLVDAENSEDARQAAHFLKNTLMQLGASEVQLIPCRTGANPMVLGTFKANSVRGAKRRCLFYGHYDCMPASEDWESNPWELHGRNGYLYARGVSDNKGPVLAVAYAASDLLHAHQLDVDVVMLVEGEQETGSKGFHACLQANRALLGHIDVILVCNSYWLGEQRPCITVGLRGVIQAMVRITALRSDIHSGVDGGAVQEPMMDMVKLLATLTDANGHVALRGFYDHVSPVDEQEHAYYSKLAHEVQKQPERLIARWCKPSFTVHQVTNSGPSHATVIPSSVEASLSIRIVPNQDLHAVERILEEGIRQNYVAMQSTNQLDVRIFHRADWWLGSLELAYTHALVAAVEAEWHEPPVMIREGGSIPGIAILEKELGAQAVHLPMGQASDHAHLPNERIRLINLEKGQAVVRRFFQFLGDMD